A region of the Sphingomonas sp. S2-65 genome:
CACGATGATCGGCAACGTGACGCTGCGGCAGAACGGCAACAACGTCACCGGTGGACGGCTCTCGATTGACCTGGACACCGGCCGCGCGACCATCGACGGATCGGGCGTGGGCGGCGCCGCGACACCGGGCCAGCCGGGCGTCCAGAGCAGCGGCGGCCGCGTCACCGGCCGGTTCTCGGTGCCGCAGCGGTCCACTCCCGCGCCGCAGCGATGATCGAGGTTTAACCACGGCCTGACGCACTGCCCCCTTTCCTTCCGGGCGATTGTTCTTCAGGCTCCCGGCCGGCGCATCGAACGACGACGGCGTTGAGGAAAGCGACCAAGGACCTTTCATGAACGAAGTCGCCAAGATCGAGCCTTCCGTAGCGGATCCGGCGTCGGTTCCCGGACAGGGCCTGGCGGTCATCTCGATCGCGAAGTCCTATGACAAGCGGGTGGTGCTGACCGACGTGTCGGTATCGGTCGGCCGCGGCGAAGTGATCGGGCTGCTGGGGCCGAACGGTGCCGGCAAGACGACCTGCTTCTACTCGGTGATGGGGCTGGTGAAGCCCGATTCGGGCCGCATCATGCTGGATGGCGAGGATATCACCCGGCTGCCGATGTACCGGCGCGCGGTGCTGGGGCTGGGCTATCTGCCCCAGGAGACATCGATCTTCCGCGGCCTCAACGTCGAGCAGAACATCATGGCGGTGCTCGAGCTGAGCGGGCGAAGCAAGGACGAGCGGCAGGCCCGGCTTGACCAGCTGCTCGACGAGTTCGGGCTGACTCGGCTGCGCACCTCGCCCTCGATGGCGCTGTCGGGCGGTGAGCGGCGCCGCGCAGAGATCGCCCGCGCGCTGGCCGCCGATCCGACGATCATGCTGCTCGACGAGCCGTTCGCGGGCATCGATCCGATCTCGATCTCCGACATTCGCGACTTGATCTGCGAGCTCAAGAACCGTGGCATCGGCGTGCTGATCACCGACCACAATGTCCGCGAGACGCTGGACATCGTCGATCGCGGCTACATCATCTATGACGGCCGGGTGCTGTTCGCCGGCTCCCCCGACGATCTCGTCAAGGACGAGAATGTCCGCCGCCTGTACCTCGGCGAGAGCTTCGAGCTCTAGAACATCATGAGCCTCGCGCCTCGCCTCGACCTGCGGCAGTCGCAATCGCTGGTGATGACGCCGCAGCTCCAGCAGGCGATCAAGCTGCTGACGCTGTCCAATCTGGAAGTCGAAGCCTTCATCGCCGAGGAGCTGGAGAAGAACCCGCTGCTCGATGCGCAGGCGGGGGGCGAGGAAGCGCCGGACGCGGCGCCGTCCGAAGACACCGGCGAGTGGGATTTGCCGCGCGACGGGCCTGCAGACGCCAGCGAACTGCTGAACGGCGGCGGCGAAGCGCTGGGCGAGGCGGCGCTCGACGTCGACCTTGGCGCCGAAACCTTCCACCACGACTCGGCGGCGGACAGCATGGGTGGCCTGGACGGCGGCCTGGGCCTGAACGGCAGCGCCGGCGGCGTATCGGAAGATGGCCCCGACTTCGACAACATGGCCGCCGGAGCGATGAGCCTGGCCGATCACCTGCTGGCGCAGGCCGGAACGAGCGTGGCGGGACCGGACCTGTTCATCGCCACGCAGATCATCGACCAGATCGACGAGTGCGGATATCTCCAGGGCTCGCTGCTCGAGCTCGCCACGCGGCTGGAAATCCCGCTCGCCCGCGCCGAACAGGTCCTGTCGGTCATCCACACCTTCGATCCCACCGGGGTCGGCGCGCGCAGCCTTTCCGAATGTCTTGCGCTCCAGGCGAAGGAGGCCGACCGCTACGATCCGTGCATGGCGCGGCTGATCGACAATCTCGAGCTGGTCGCCCGCGGCGAGATGGCCCGCCTCAAGCGGATCTGCGACGTGGACGACGAAGACCTGGGCGACATGATCCGCGAGTTGCGCAGCTATGATCCCAAGCCCGGGTGCCGCTATGGCGGCGAGCCCAGCACGTCGGTGACGCCCGATGTGTTCGTCGCGCGCCGTGGAAGCGGCTGGGTGGTGGAGCTGAACAACGCGACCCTGCCCCGGCTGCTGGTCAACCGCAGCTACCATGCCGAAGTCTCGGCCGGGGCACAGGACAAAGCGGGCAAGGCCTGGCTGACCGACTGCCTGGCCAGTGCCAACTGGCTTATCAAGGCGCTCGACCAGCGCCAGCGCACGATCGTGAAGGTCGCGACTGAGATCGTGAAGCAGCAGGAAGGGTTCTTCCTGCGCGGCGTCGCGCATCTTCGCCCGCTGACACTGCGGCAGGTGGCCGAGGCGATTGAGATGCATGAATCGACCGTCAGCCGCGTTACGTCGAACAAATATCTGAG
Encoded here:
- the lptB gene encoding LPS export ABC transporter ATP-binding protein, which codes for MNEVAKIEPSVADPASVPGQGLAVISIAKSYDKRVVLTDVSVSVGRGEVIGLLGPNGAGKTTCFYSVMGLVKPDSGRIMLDGEDITRLPMYRRAVLGLGYLPQETSIFRGLNVEQNIMAVLELSGRSKDERQARLDQLLDEFGLTRLRTSPSMALSGGERRRAEIARALAADPTIMLLDEPFAGIDPISISDIRDLICELKNRGIGVLITDHNVRETLDIVDRGYIIYDGRVLFAGSPDDLVKDENVRRLYLGESFEL
- the rpoN gene encoding RNA polymerase factor sigma-54, which produces MSLAPRLDLRQSQSLVMTPQLQQAIKLLTLSNLEVEAFIAEELEKNPLLDAQAGGEEAPDAAPSEDTGEWDLPRDGPADASELLNGGGEALGEAALDVDLGAETFHHDSAADSMGGLDGGLGLNGSAGGVSEDGPDFDNMAAGAMSLADHLLAQAGTSVAGPDLFIATQIIDQIDECGYLQGSLLELATRLEIPLARAEQVLSVIHTFDPTGVGARSLSECLALQAKEADRYDPCMARLIDNLELVARGEMARLKRICDVDDEDLGDMIRELRSYDPKPGCRYGGEPSTSVTPDVFVARRGSGWVVELNNATLPRLLVNRSYHAEVSAGAQDKAGKAWLTDCLASANWLIKALDQRQRTIVKVATEIVKQQEGFFLRGVAHLRPLTLRQVAEAIEMHESTVSRVTSNKYLSCARGLFELKYFFTSGIAAADGGDAVSAEAVKSAIRALITAEDPKKILSDDTLVELLNGKGFDIARRTVAKYRESLGIGSSVQRRRQKALAGAS